The sequence GAAAAACAACTTTCCATTTGCCCAGGACACATCAAGCCAGATATACTTAAGGAAACTGACTACCACAGTCTCTAAGgacttgaaaataaataaacttccCGTGTTGAGCAAGTCTAAGAATTCAACATCCTGCTAGTCTGGTTTTAATTAGTTGGGATTCATGAGTTTTGACTTTGCCAAGTTCAACAGCAatttaaaggagaaaatgtaCATCAATTTGAACAGCAGCTATTAGCTTAGAAAAATTATgcaaattataatatatatatattttaaaagatttatttatttatctctcccctcccccccaccccagttgtctgttctctgtgtctatttgcttttgcccacctctgttgttgtcagcagcacgagactctgtttctttttgttgcatcaccttgttgtgtcagctctgcgtgtgtgttgtgtcagctctcctgtgtgtgttgtgtcagctctccttgtatgcagcaccattcctgggcaggctgcactttctttcgcgctgggtggctctccttaccggagcactccttgcgcgaggggctcccctatgcgggggacacccctgcgtggcagggcactccttgcgtgcatcagcactgcgcatgcgccagttccacacgggtcaaggaggcccggggtttgaaccgcggacctcccatgtggtagacggacgccctaaccactgggccaagtccgctgccaattATGATATATTCTTATCCGCTTAATGACACCATAACGTTTCTTTACCCTTCCTTTACTGAAAACCAAGAAGACTACATTTCTTTAGAGTCTATAATCTATAGCCTTGTTTGTGTATCCAATAACAAAATCAAATAGAAATAGGATGTTTCAAACACTGGAAACATCTATTACATGgtcaaaggttttatttattgagaactcaCTATGTAGATATCATTTTTCCAACTGTTTAGTAAAGATTATCTCATGAGATCTTCATCCACGAGATGAGTTCTGTTATTATCTCCATCTTACAcaaaagaaaactgaggcccagagagactAAGTAATTTGTTCGAAGTCACACAGCTTCCACTTCTTCCCCAGCCCAGGCAGTTATGGCCATTCCCGACATGCCTTTTGGGCGATGACTTCTCATCAAAGCAGACCCTAGAGCTAAGGTGCTTCAGGACTACCATAGGAACTGCTGGAGCACAAGGAGCTCCACAGCCGTCTCAGGGAGTTAAGGGAACAATTGAAAGAACTTACCAAGCAGTGTGAAAAGTCTGAAAATGGTCTGAAGGCCCTACAAAGTGTTGGACAGATTGTGGGTGAGCTACTTAAGCAATTAactgaagaaaaattatttgttaaagcTACAAACAGACCAAGACATGTTTATGAGTTGTCGTCAACAGCTTGACAAAAGTAAGCTGAATCCAGGAGCAAGAGTGGTGTTGGCTATGACTACACTATCACGAGATACTTGCCAAGAGAGGTGGATCTACTGGTTTGCAATCTGTCTTATGAGGATCCTGGGAAAGTTCTTATTCTGAGATTGATGGGCTCTCAAAACAGATCCTGGAATTAAGAGAAATAATAGAACTACCTCTTACAAACTCAGAATTATTTCAGAGTATAGGAGTAATACTTCTAAAAGGCTGTTTGTTACATGGACCTCCAAGTACAGGAAAAACACTATTGGCATGAGCTGTTGCTAGCCAGCTAGACTGCAATTTCTTAAAGGTTCTATCTAGTTCTATTGTAGATAGATAGATTGTTGAAATGCTTGTTTAACCAGAGAAATGTGTAATTATGCCAGGGACCATCAGCCATGCAtcattttatggatgaaataGAAGCTAGTGATTGCCATCGTTTTTCAGAGGGTACTTTAGCTGATAGAGAGTTAATGGAGTTACTGAATCAAATGGATGGATTTGATACTCTGCATGCAAGTTAAAATGATTGTAGCAGTTTCATAcggttatgagttccaaaaatagatattggattatgtttgtatgaTCCAAatgattagggcatggcaaaggacagagttgagggtttctgatgttggagttttgatgttggagtttgatgctgaagtcttaagctggagccctggggaaagagacagagccgttggcctggtagtctacagctggccttgtggaggaaacagaggagctgagcccagaggaacccagaagcctgaatcctcacatcactggcggccatcttgctccaaatagactttgttgaggaaagtaacttaagctttacaGCCtagtatctgtgagctcctaccccaaataaacaccctttataaaaaccaaccaatttctggtattttgcatcagcacccctttggctgactaatacaatgatcaTGGCTACAAACAGATGAGATACTCTGGATCCTGCTTTACTGCGTCCAGGAAGATTAGATAGaaaaatacatattgatttaCCAAACAAAGAAGCAAGATTAGATATATTGAAAATCCATGCAGGTCCCATTACAAAGCATGGTGAAATAGATTATGAAGCAATTGTGAAAATTTCAGTTGGCTTTAATGGAGCAGACCTGAGAAATGTTTGCATTGAAGCAGGTATGTCTGCAATTCACGCTGATCATGATTTTGCAGTACGGGAAGACCTTCATGAAAGCAATCAGAAAAGTGGCTGATTTGAAGAAGCTAGAGTCAAAATTGGACTACAACCCTGTGTAATTTTACTGTAAGGTTTTTGATGGCTGCCTGACAGACATTGGCTTACTGTAAAAATAAAGTCAAGGAAAATAATGTATGTCTTGGCGATGATCTTATTAAAAGTGTATGAATAAAATATGTATGAATAACATCATAAAATTAGTAACTCGGTAATTCTACTTTTCAGATTAGTACAGAGAAATTTGTATGCTTGTTAATGCTGCATTTATTGCAGCAGAGgttaaaaaagaatgtattagCTTTTCATATTTGCTGTGCGAGCATTTTGTAAAACAGTGAAAATGGTTTGAGATAGTAGTACAAGAGAACATTTCTTGACTTATTTTATACCATTTGTTTTCCTTATCTTAAAAAGTTGAATAAAATCTGTTTGATtcgaaaacaacaacaacaacaaaaaaccaagtcacacagctggtaagtacACAGAGTTCCAGTAGAGGCTCATGTTACTTCTGATCCCTTATTGCTAGAAACAAGTCGCTCAGATATACcttcccaaagaattgaaagtagggactcagatacttgtacaccagagTTCACAGTAAAGATCTTTATTCACCATAgccaaaaaattggaaacaacccaaatgttcatcaacagatgaaaggctAAACAAAACGTGGAAACCCAGGTCTGGTACATAtcacaacatggaggaaccttgaagacatgctaagtgaaataagccagacacaaaaggacaagtattgtatgattccagttacgtgaaatatctagaacaagctAAATTCACAGAAAGTAAATGAacagttaccaggggctggggacagggctGGGAGTGATTGCTTAACgagtaaagagtttctgttttgggtgatgaaaaaattttagcaatggaaggtgGTGGTAGGAGCACAAccttgtaaaagtaattaataccactgaattgtacacagaAACATGATTAAAATGACAAAGTTTATGTCATATGCATGTtaccaaaataagaaaaatagactTGGAACAACAACGAACAAACAAAATGCTCAGTGCAAATAATTCTATTCTGTCCCCTGGAGCAATGGGATCCCTTGAAGGTCAAGAGGGGCATCTCTTCCAAAACATACTCTGCTCTGGAATTCTCCTGAGTTCAGAGGCGCCACCTCCCCCTGATTCTGCTCCAGCCAGGGAACCTTGCTGTCAGCTCAGGAAAGCCAGCCTGGCACCGCATCTTCTCCGAAGTCCTTGCAGGGAAAACGTTCTTTATCCAGGAAAGCACATGACCGAGCGAGAGGAGGCTGGGATGGAATGCACAATAGGAGCGGCTGGGCACAAGCGCACACACACGCACCCCGTGGCTGCCGGTGCCTGTTATTCATTCTCAAGCTGGAAATTCCCAGCCATTCATTTCTGTGTTTTTCTGCCTCACCTCGCCCAGTGGGGGAATGTACAGAGGACACGGGAGGGGTGGAGGAACAACAGCAGAAGAGGCGAAGGCTGCGGGGCTACTGCCCGAGGTCCCTGCAGCCTTGGCGTGTGGGGTGGCCTGGGCAGTGAGCTCTAAAACTTTGGTGAGGCACTCTATCCCCTACTTTTGAGCCCCGGGCTTTTGTTGAAAGTGCAGATTCCCAGGCCACACGCCTGGTGTTTGAAGTGGGGCTCGGGAGTCTGGGCCTCTCCACCCCTGTGGAGGGCACGTTCAGAACCAGTGCTGGAGAGGGTTCTGGGAAAGACCTGGGCTCGCACACCAGCTCTGCTGCTTCTCAGcgttgtgaccttgggcaagtcacacaTCCTAGGAAAACCTTACTTTGCGCATCAGTAAGATGGGGACTGTTGGATGGTTATAAAAAGAGGACTTAGCACCCTGCCTGGCCCGTAGTAAACATTAAGTAAACAATTGGCTATACTTACAAtcattgtaattattattattattcagtgCCCTGATGGCCCCATCAGAGATTTCAGAGGCCTCCAAATCCTCATCAAACTGCATTAATTCTGGGAATTAATTAGCTGAAGTTGAACTCtgtaactgaaagagaaaacaaacacacaaaaagtcCCAGATCCCCGGGGAACTGCTCTAGAAGGAGAGAGGATGCAGATTTCTCTGGCTCCTCCTGCATTTGCCAAGTATGACGTGGAGCTTTAAACCCTGCGGGCGAAGGTGCTAAAGACAAGAAGAGATATTTCCATTTCCAAGCTTCTGTTAGTGTTGGGGCTGAGCTCTGGCCTGCGGGAGACCTCCTTCTCCAGGGTGGGAATGGACTAAAGCAGGAGGAAACTGGGTTTGGGGTGGAGCAGGGAGAGCTAGGATTCACTGCAGCGCAAAGTACTGGAATTTGCAGCTCGGGAGGGATAGCAAACGCAGATTCTGGCAAGAACCTCAAACTCAAATGTCTGTGGGATTTGGCAGGTGCTAAAGTGAGGGAAGCCAGCAGGGTTTGAGAAAAGTCAAGTGACCATCATGGTCTGGCTTTCCTTGTCCTACCTTCTAATGGAGACTTGGACTCAGAAAAAAATATCCTGAGTATAAGAAAAACACCAAGAAGCAAGGCATTGATAAATGGCAACCGATAAGACCGCAGAACCCGGGTGCAGGGGACACAGGAGACTGGAGCTCTCACTTTGGCCTGGCCCCATCTCCAGGGGCAGCCGCTGCTCAGACCTCACCCAGTGCCACCCCCTGAGGGGAATGGGGGGTCTGGGGGTGCAGTGGAGTTGGATCAGAGTTGCTGAGAGAACATAGGAAAGTGGGTTTCTGATGTGTgcaatttcctgatttttaaatgtttcctgtAATCTTTTGAAACTGTGTAGACATCAAATCTAAGGTGCCATTGATTGTAAGACATTGTGATATTTAATAAACTAGTgctaaagaaagtgaaaacctACCAATTCAACAAGGATGAAAAATTGTAAGACAAAGATGTCACAATGTGGAAAAAATGTGCATCTCAGACTCCATGAAAGACTGTATGTTGCCTGGACTCGGCCTGTGGTGCCCTTATGCAGTTCCCAACCTGCACAACTGCACATAGCAGCCCTTATGACATCAGCCAGAACACTAGAAAGCTTAGGGGCCACCAGGGGGCTCATGCTTTGGGTCACATCTATGAACACCCAAGTCCCTTGAGGGCAGGTAATCCCTCTTCAAGTTTCATCTGAACCAGGAATGAGTCaagacagaaaagaggaaaatgtggCCCACTGGGCTCACATGATCTCTAAAGGTGACGGCAAAACCCCAAGATGGTGGCTCAGTAGGCACGGGGTGGGGGCACCACAGGGGATCCTGATCCCTGCCAGGGATGGGAGCCACaaggagagctctgccacatttacACAGTCCAGAGAGGTAAAGACATGGGGCCAGCATCACACAGCTGCTCAGGACAGAGCCAGGCCAGGGACCCAAACTGTCCCCAACGTACCTTCTCCTACTGATGGTGActgtccctgcccctcctctgTGCCAGCAGGTCGGAGACCCCTGACTCACCTCCCACAGGCTGACAGGGTGTCCTTGGCCCCCCTTCTTTCATCTCCCTCTGAGTTCTTGGTTACTGGACCCGCCCCAGAGAAAGCACCGGTGTTTGATTCACAAGACTTTTCAGTTTTATTAGTAAAATACAAAATGGCACAGACATTGGCACAGGGGTTGGAAAAGCAAAAGGGTCAACCAGCTCCTTCCAAAGTCCACCCCAGATTGTCCTTGTCCGTGTCCTGCTTGGAGAAACTAACAAGTCCGAAGTCCGTGGAAGGGAGACCGGTTGCTCCCAGCCCCTTTCTCACGGAGGGGAACCCCACAGCTCCATATCCCACCTTTGAAGTTTCTCCCAGCCTAGAGGATCCCCCAAAAAAGTGCATTCAGCCCTGCTCTCCCACTTGCTGAGCCCTCTGAGTGACCCCCTCAGGCCAGCCCCCGACTTCCCAAACACCCTGGACACGGCAGGGGTGCAGGAGAGCTGGGGGGGGGCAAGCAGCACCACCTCCCTCCCTCTACAGACCTGAGCGTGTTTTCTTCCTCTGAGCACCCCAACCCCATCTGCAAAGAAGCGTGTCACACACACCCCAGGTGAGGTCCAGCCCGTGGGAGGCTCCTCGGAGGGCAAGGGCCAGCGTCGGGGACAACCAGCGGGAGGGGCAGCGGCTGTACCAGGGACCCCGAGTGGTGCGGCCTGCGGGTCCAGCTGGGACCAGCGGGGCGGTGCCCGGCGCggccagcctccagcctgcccaggcatgccTGAGCCCTCAGCAGCCAAAACGAGAACCCCTGCCCTCACGCCCACAACTCCCCCCCCCGCCGCGCCCCTCCCCACGGGGCAGAGTCCCTCGCAGATATAAACGCGGCCACCTCAGGCTTCATCGGGGATTCTGATCTCATGGAAACTCCTGGCCCTGCCTGCGGTGGAGACGCAGGGCAGAGGGAAGGTCTGGAGTGCAAAGAGCAGTGTTTACAGGGCGTgagcggtggggggggggggggggggaagaaagggCAGATGCCGGGCTCAGGTGCGTGGGGCCGCAGGGCGCCCCGAGCCCAGCAGCCATCCAGGTCTAAAAGCAGCACCGTCGTCTTTGTCATCGTTGTCATCAGCCTGCCGGGGAGCCTGAAGACCACCTCCCCGGCGCCCTCGGCCAGGCCCTCTGACCGCGAGCTGCCTCAGCATCCTTTGAGTGTGAGGGGCTGTCCTCAAAGCAAGGGAGGGTCTTCCAAAGTGGGGGCTCTGGCCCTCAAGCACCACAGCCCAGGCTCCCAGGAACGCCCTTCCAACGGGGCAGGGCCGCCAGGTGCCAGGGTCCAAGGCCGTGCCAATCTAATCAGTGGCAGCGGCCGGCCGAGGCGCCACGCTAAGGATGGTGAGGTCACATCAGGCCCTGGGGCGGGGAGCAGACCTGGGCTGATGAGCGAGGCCTGCTGGGGGTTCAGGCTATCGCCACATACTGGCCTGCCCTTATCTAATCCAGCTCTGCGTTCACAGACGGGGAGCCAGAGGCCTCCGACGCGCAGGAGGCTTGCTGGGTGGCACCAGGACGCCAGCCTTCGGCTCACAGTCAGCGTTCCTTCACGGCACAGGCAGACCGAGGAGGAAAAACTTCCAAGCCCCCTGACCATCGCACGGCCCCTCCCAGAGTCCGGCCCTGGTGGCAGAGCTTTGGCAGGAGCGGTCCCAGGAATCACCACACTAGCCTCATGCAAGAAAACACGTGgccctggctggggtgggggctccgGAGGacaggggccagggcaggggtggggtgggggagatagcaccgcggggggccgggggctggcGACCCAGCGGACGTGAGACACCACGAGGTCGGAGGCGAGGGGCAGGCGGGGTCTGGCCTGGTGCTCATTTGGAAAAAGGGGAGGAGCGCGGCTCCCAAAGGGGCGCGGGTCCGAGGGGCTGGGCATTCAATAAATAAGTGTTCCTGGGGCTGGGACGGTGTCAAAACGAGCCTCCAACCGGTCAGCAGCAGAGAAGTGTTTTCCGACTTGGGGACGCTGGAGAGAGCGTTGGAGGCTGCCTCCCTCCGCGCCCCAGGTAGGTCAGGAGTGGCCGAGGGTGGCTTCCGGGAGGTGCCCGCCCCCCGGCTCCGATGGTCCAGCTCAGATCCGGCTCTGGGGTGCAGGTGGGTGGGCGGATGGGGGCCCCAGGGGGCGGTCTGAGTCGAAGTGGGTGCGGGCGGGCGGCGGCTCACACTGGCACCAGGACGTAGGAGTTGCTGCCGCAGCTCCGGGGCACGTAGCGAAGCCCCTCCACCATCTCCCCCGCCACCTTGCGCGGGCAGCCCTGGAGGCTCTGGTAGGCGAACATGACGACCCCCAGGCAGAAGAGGAAGCCGAGGAAGGCCAGCAGCCCCACGGCCTGCCTCTGCGTGGCCGCCCGGGCGTCGGGGACAGGGGTGATGAGGACGCCCAGCCTCTGGGGGTCCACGGTGGCGTGGACGGGCTCCTCGGGCCCGGGGGTCCAGCTGCCTGAGGCCCCCGGCTCCCTGCTGGAGGCGCCTTCGGAGGAGACGGGGGCCAGGCTCCCGGGCCCCCAGTCCAGGAAGGCATCCGTGTGAGCTGGAATGGAGCCCACCTCCTCGGGCCCTAGGGAGTTCTCGGGCGGGGGGCCCAGCTCCTTGGCCCACACAGTCTGGTCTTCAGACCCAATATTGTCCTCTGGGACTGGGCGTGAAACGCTGGAGCTCTCGGTGGAGTGGTCTTCAGTGGAGGGGGCCTCGGTGGAGGGGGCCTCGGTGGAGGGGCCTTTGGTGGAGGGGGCCTCGGTGGAGGGGGCCTCGGTGGAGGGGCCTTTGGTGGAGGGGGCCTCGGTGGAGGGGGGCCTCGGTGGAGGGGCCTTTGGTGGAGGGGGCCTCGGTGGAGGGAGCCTCAGTGGAGGGGGCCTCAGTGGAGGGGGCCCCTGAGGCCTTGCCCTcagcccagagcccagagccaCGTTGGTCGGCAGCAGAACTCTGCCAAGCTGTGGCGGTGGAGGCGGCGGCCAGGCCGGGAAGCTCGGGCGTGCTGGGCCCGGCAGGAGACCCTCCATCCCGCGCCTTCGAGGCTGAGACGGACCCGGTGCCCGAGGGGCCAAACATTCCAGTTGGTGGCTCCGGGGACATCCCCAGAGCCGTTGGCATCTCCTGGGACGGCGTCGGCTCCAGACCACCTCTCTGCCCCATGGCCTCGGGCCCTGGCACTGCGTCCTGGGACGCTCCTCTGGCGGCCGGCCTGGCCCTGGGCTCGCTCCCGCCGATCTGCTTCTCGAACGTGCCGCCGTTCCCGTTTCCAGCCCGGGCAGCCGCCTGGCGGTCTAGAAGCTCCAGGGCTTCCTGGACCCATTTCTCCTTTGGGTCAGCACAGAACAGCCTGTTTTTCTTGGTCTCCAGGCTACGAGGGAGGAAGACAGAGACCCAGTGAGGCTGGGGCACTGGCGTGGGGCGGGGGCCACGAGTCCCGCCTCCACCCTCCCTCGCTGCCTGGCCTGGGCAGCGCAAGCTCTGGACCTCCGGCCCCTCACGGGAGAAGTCTTCTGCAGGGTGACCGGCaggtttggggggggggtgctttCAGAGGTGCCTgtttaattagagaagctgtgggtttacagaacaacatgcataaaatgcagaattcccatagaCTACCCTACTGCTAGCACCTTGCGCTGGCATGGTACATCTGTTACCACTGGTGAaagcacagttttataattgcactattaatgaCAGTCAATGTTTTAACTTAACGTTCACTGTTTTgcacagttccatggattaaaaaaatttttttttctagttccatgtatgtacaacctaaaatttcatcTTTTAACCACACttcaatatataattcagtgctgttaaataCCAGCTTTAACACTAGGAAAGAGTCAGTCACCCGAATTCTGTGTTACTAATGAGCATGTTAATTACGTAAAGCCCCTGGCTCCAAGCAGGGGACAAATAATAGCTGGGAATAATAACGATGCTGATAATAACACAGTTTCCAGGAGGGAAGAGGCTCTGGACTGTAAGCCCCCTGGTGGGGAGAGGACTTCGCAGGGGCACTCTGCAGTTGAGAGCGTGACCGGTGGTGGGGCCCCGTCACTCTGGAAAGGACCCTCTGTCACAAAGTCCTTTTCCTGCTCTGCCTTGGTTTCAGGGCCTAGGCCCTACCCTGCCTCTTCTGCTGTGCATCTGTGGGCTGAAAGGGCACCTCGTGGGCTAGAGCTGCACGTACGGCAGCCCCGCTGGGACCCAAGTGCCAGCCAAGTCTCGAGCCTTCTCAGCAGCCGCCTCGGGCTGGTGCAGGGCCAAGCCCACAGCGCAGAGCTGACCGGGGCCTTTGCTCCGTGCCACGGCCTGTGCTGGATGTTTTGCCTGTGTTTAAACTTCATACCCGCCCTGCAAGGTGGACCCCACGCtcgcccccattttacagatgaggaaacagaggctcagagaagcgAAGCACACGAGCCTGGGTCCAGCGTGCTGGGAAGCCCGAGGAGCCCAGGGAGCAAGTGGCGCCGGAGCCCCTCCCTTGGGGTGTCTCACCTCCTCCCCGCCTAGAAAAAGGAAGCAAATACGTGGGGGTGTCTGGGGAAGTGAGCCTTGGTGAGGGAGAAAAGAGGTCAGGTACGAGCTCGCGCAGgaccttgctgcttttagaaactGCGCAGCTGAGAAGAGGAAGTGCTGGGCTTCTTTCAGCCGAGTCCAAACTGGCACAGGGGCCCTGGCCATTTCCTGCTGTCAGGCCCCTGGGCCCGGCTGCTCTAGGACCCGAGGACAGGCCTCAGCACGGGGCGACTGGGCATTACCAGGGAGTGCGGACAGCTCCGGAGCTCGGGGGGGTCCAGGGCTCAGCTTGCTCCCTCTCCAAAGCCTCACGGGGTCCCTTAATTCCTCCTCATGGCTTCATGGGACACACTGACCTCTGCATTGTCAGCAGCATCCGGGCACGCTGCCAAGTGCTTCTGCACATtatcccctttcctcctcccagccacccATCTTACAGGTAAGGGAACTCCAGCCCAGACGGGAAGCAGTGGGTACAGGGCCCTGGGGAAGCAGTGGCAGGGGGTGGCTGCTCCTGGCCCCCTGGCTGTACTGGGTCACTCAGGAAGCCACCCCCGCCTCGGCCACGTGGCTCAGGTGTTAAGGTCAGTGAGGTGCAAGAGCAGCCTCTGCCAGGGCCGTGGCCTCGTGGGGCCGCGGGCAGTACCTACACGATGGCGCTTCTGCCGCAGGACTCCTGGTTCTGTCTGTAGCGGAGCAGGAAAGCTACAGGTATCTTCGAGGTCATCCTGTCGCAAATGATGCTGCACTTCTTCACGCCGTGCTGCTGTCCTGAGCCCACAGAGACCCCAGTTAGCAGGGCTGTGTGCACACCCGGCCTCCCAGCCTCACGCCAGCTCATCCCGGCCGGACCGTCTAAGCCAGCACTGACCGTCgaggccctggacctcccgtCCCACTGTCACCAAACGGCcctatgcctcagttttcccacctGCAAGATGGGGACTTCCGGTTGTTGGAAGGGTGAATGAAAATGGATTCTTCCTAATGAAGCTCTGgttgcctggcacacagcagttGTTTAATTTTAACAATTCACCTGCTGTGGTTGGCCTGGTGTACAGCAGGGGAGAGTTGAGCCTGCGAGTGCCTGGGATGTGCTCAGATCACACTGCCAGCAAGGGATGGAACAGGTTCTCCCACCAGGCCTGCTTCCCCACTCTGCACGGTGGCCTTGCCCACCGCCGGGCCATCCCCCCATCCCTGCCCTTGTCCCAGCAGGTCACCTGCTAactctaccccccaccccctgcacacACTCAGGCCTCCGTCTCAGGCTGTTTTACGTATGTGGATTTTCTGGACTGTCCACATCCAGGCCTGTGGCCATCCACATCTAGTGTGCCTACCCCATGACaggtgcacacacatacacacacacaatgtacATATATACCCCCTACACAAAAACACATAAAGAGAGAATAAATGCATAGAGATAAAACCTAGAGCATAGGGTATTTAGGAGacaagaggagggctgtgaaggagtactgatgcttaatgtatgtagaagttttaatgaacttgacggtaaaagtgtggaaatggatagagctgatcgtaacacattatagtgagtagcaggtggtttataaatgggattgtggttggaaagggtagtctagggatgtaaatgtcaattgaaaaaaagctagagaataatctagggactgaataacacagtgaacccagaggtggatgagaattgtggttaacagtacaaatgcaagacggtccttctgtgagctagaaccaatgtacatcactattgcagggtgttgggaacgtgGAGAAACATGAGGAAAATACAGCTGgttaacctatggactatagttaacaataatacttGCAATATTATTGATGcaacaatattcttgcatcaatgccaaagatgtactatgttaatagtaggggagtatggaaaaaatattacaaatgtacactatggaccatagttagtggtaatagtctgatgatattagttcataatctgtaacaaatgttttgcaACGGTGTGAtgtattggtgaaggggtgttatatgggaattccacacaggtgcatgattgttttgtaagtgcacatcatctgtaataaaaatatattaaaaaaaaaaaacagaaaaaacccacaaagacaTAAATACAACCAGGCACGTGTAGCGGATGATAACTTTTTTAAAGGTATGAGGACAACGGCCTTCTAAGGAAGGAAGCATCTGCTGGAGCCGTGATAAGTTTGAGAGCAGTTGCTGGGAGGGACTAAATCATACTTCCTGAGAAGTCTGGAGTTTCTGGGGCAGGTTGGGAGAGCAGGAGTAACAAGGAGGGATGGAGATGGGGGTGGATGGGGAGGGCAGGAGGCTGCAGTTGGCTGGGTGCCACATGGAGCCGGAGAGAAACTCCAGGGTGGGACGAAGGGACTAAAAGGACAATTAAGAACCCAACTATTTGACATAGGCATTTCCATAGTCATCTTCCCCTAAAATCTCTAGCAAAATCTACTCTTCTTGGTGCTCAATGTAAGCTGTGGGGAGAGAGGGCAACATCTGTCTAAAATGAGGAAAGACCTGAGTTGCAGATCTGGATCTAAGTTATGGGCAGCAGAAGCAGGATCCTGGAAGTTTTTGTAAAAACCCAGAGGCCAGGACTTCCAGGGCAAGTAGATCAGGGACCAGACTGAGCTTCTCTGACTCTTCTGGGCCTGGGAGGTTCCCAGCTAGCCCCTGGGTTCCACCTAAATGCACACTGCTCATGGGTAAACACACACGTAGACGTGCAAAAACCCTCTGCCTTCCCAAATGCACAGCTCCCCCCACCTCCTCTATgacccacctcccctctccccattaCTCCCCCCCCCAGCCTGGATCTGCCTCCCCCCATGGGAAGCATGGTTCAGGGCTTTcagggctgggaggggctgggaaTGGGGAGGAGGAGGGTCCCTGAGTCACAGGCTGCCCTTTATCTCTAAGGAAACAATCTGAGGATCCAGGATCTGAAAGTTGCCCTCCCTCGCCCCCTGCAGAGGGAGGCTCCGTGACTCAGCTGCAGCCTCCCCACCCTGCGGAGTCAGGCGG is a genomic window of Dasypus novemcinctus isolate mDasNov1 chromosome 18, mDasNov1.1.hap2, whole genome shotgun sequence containing:
- the CX3CL1 gene encoding fractalkine, whose product is MTPPSLSWLLCLAALCHLPNLLTGQQHGVKKCSIICDRMTSKIPVAFLLRYRQNQESCGRSAIVLETKKNRLFCADPKEKWVQEALELLDRQAAARAGNGNGGTFEKQIGGSEPRARPAARGASQDAVPGPEAMGQRGGLEPTPSQEMPTALGMSPEPPTGMFGPSGTGSVSASKARDGGSPAGPSTPELPGLAAASTATAWQSSAADQRGSGLWAEGKASGAPSTKGPSTEAPSTEAPSTEDHSTESSSVSRPVPEDNIGSEDQTVWAKELGPPPENSLGPEEVGSIPAHTDAFLDWGPGSLAPVSSEGASSREPGASGSWTPGPEEPVHATVDPQRLGVLITPVPDARAATQRQAVGLLAFLGFLFCLGVVMFAYQSLQGCPRKVAGEMVEGLRYVPRSCGSNSYVLVPV